The window gaactgatttctatgcaaatggggttttattgtttggtaacatgatatcagtacctgcccgtttgtgacgtgtctgattaggaaagtttgcaaatgttaagaaactatttattgggaggaaagtttgtgacgtctctgttatttgtttcctaaaacaaatttcactaatgagagaaatcgatcgatttagataagttaggaaagttaggttcaaatctattatttgtttcttaaaaaattgttatttgtttcctaagacaaattgaaccaataaaaggaatcgattgatatgaataatttaaggaagttagatccgtgatttgttatacattaggaaagtcctggttgtaataaagagtggagagaaaaataaaccgatggaccagggggtggtgggaggagagacgaaaaaaaaccagcgaaaaaaaaccgtggagactattcaccaactgctccattaggagtagagatttgttAAGATGTTAAGCTAGTTAATTGAAATGTATTCTGCAAATGTAATTCTGTGCAGTAAAAATGCTAAGAATATAATGTTTCCTTCATGAGCTGGCATCGTTTGAGAGCATGGTTAATAGCATAGCCAACTGCTGGCTCTGTATAGTAGTCatgtcatctactccctccgttcctaaatatttgtctttttatcaatttcaaatggactaccacatacggatgtatatagacatattttagagtgtagattcacttattttgctctgtatgtagtcacttattgaaatctctagaaagacaaatatttagtaaAGGAGGGAGTATAGCCTAACTAAAAGCCAACCCATATAGGAGTACTAGTTAACTATAGGCATTTTCTACTTTATCACTACCTGTCCCTTCTCCTTCTCTGACAGTGCTTCTTGCAGCCTGTGCTGAGCTAGCAACTAATTTATAGCCCGTTTCTCTTGTCTCTCCTCCAACTCATCATAAATATGATATGGCACCTCTTATGTCATCCTATTATACTTGCTCTGATATAGCAATGAACAATTTACTATGTTATGAAGTTCTAACGACTTCAGATAAGTAAAGTTGATCTTCCTTTTTGAATAATAACATCTGCAGCTTAGATAGTCATGTTGGTTATTGATTTTAGGAATGTCCTCAAATACTTTACATATCTCATTCATCGGATCTCACTTCATTAGTACTTTCTGATGTTTCCTACCTGTGATATCTACACACTCGAAATTTGTATTGGATGTAAACCACATGTTAAGGTTGTAGGAAATATTGTTTTGTATTTTCAACTTTTTTCAAGTTATTGAGTATCTAATGTGAACATATAGGAGTTTTGCTGGAACAGAGTTTGAAAATGGCATGAGCTGTGTTGTTTTAGTAAAAGTAGTGGATTCTGGTTTCAGAAGTGCTAGTCTTGCATTCATATCCATATTTTAGTTACAATTAATCTGTCAGTCAGTCCTCTGATATGATTTTCTTTCTCATCATTTTGTATTATGGCCTGTAATCATCCTGAAGTGTATTCATTAGTAGTGTATGCATGTGTCCTGAGTTCATGCCTATTTTGTAGGCGTCGACATCAGCATGAATACTCATCTGAAGACTGTCAAGCTCACATTGAAAGGGAAGAATCCTGTTACCCTTGACCACCTTAGTGTGAGGGGAAACAACATTCGATATTACATCCTTCCTGACAGCTTAAACCTGGAGACGTTGCTGGTTGAGGAAACACCAAGGGTGAAGCCTAAGAAGCCTACTGCAGGTTTGGTATTAGTGTCTTTCTGTGTTCTATTTTGTTTATGCACTATCACTGGCGCCGTCCTCTGAACACCCCTTCCTTCATCTGGATGCAGGGAAACCTATGGGTCGTGGGCGCGGCCGTGGTCGTGGGCGCGGTCGTGGCAGGGGGCGCTGAGCTATGTTATACCTTGGAAATTTTGCACTGCATGCTTGTGTGCAGTGTAATCTGGTTTCTTACTTGTACGGAGCAATATTCTTATTAGAGCCAAGAAGACGTTGATATTGGCTGTACCAGCTGTTCTTGATGTGGAATTATGTTATGTTGTTGGTGTTTGACTGATGTTCTGAAGTGTGCTAGCTTTATATTGCGGGTGTTCAAAAGTGTGCTATCTTTATATTGTGATTATTACTGTGTCATGAATCCCATTTCTAGGAAATTTATCTGGTATGTTCCGACAAAGTATGAGTAATATCCGACAAAGTTGAACAATGGTTGTGACTATTGCTATTGGACAAGTATTAAATGCATCATCAACAACAAGCACAAATAGCGTGGACAAATACTGCGCAATGGAAGGATCAGGGCAAATATTGTGACATGGATCAGGGCGATTGCTGCACAGCCATGTCTGTAGTCTACAAAGCATTATTACATCGAACAAATGAATAGCCACACCGTTACAGACAAATGGACAGAAACTATAGATGTTTGCTTTACATAAAGATTGCGCAGTGTAGACAAGCACCATTGATGAACATTTGCTCACTGATTACACCGTCAATGGCGGAAGGAAGGACAACAACCTGGGCAGCTGTTTTCAGTCTCACATCATAGGACTTGGTCGTAAACTTGCTTAACTGCAGCAGCCACCTGCTTGAGAGGACGAGCCAGCACCACCTCCAGATGCATTGGGGACAGCATAGCCAACTTTGATTCCGTAGGACTACAGCGAATAAGGAAAGAACATTATACATTGAGAACATTAGTTTGGGGGAGGAGAAGTGCTAGCCTAGTCAATCAGCACTACAGGAAATGAAAACAACTACTGTTTCAGAATAAAGCAGAAGAGACGTTCTTAGAAGAAGAATGAATGTAAATCAAACTTTGGTTTCATCTATTCGCCAACACTACTAAAGGACGAAAAGCTGCATTTATGGGGTATCGAATGGAACGAAAGGAGCTGCCAATGACAAATGAATAAATGGCACAAAGCAAAAAATACAGGAGACAAGAACAGAGAGAATATATAACTGGAGACTCATCTAATCACCTATCCACACTCATCCCCTGATGCTTAGATGATCAAATGCTAAGAGAAGCACATGATCACACTTCCAATTACTACTAACACAGAAAAGTTTGTTGACCTGCCCAAGTACACCTGTCCTCCTACCAAAACTTAAATGATTACAACCTGATAAGATACCCTCTTGGGTGTCACATGCAACAAGCAACATATCCCCAAAGCCATTTTGTTGCATTTTCTTATGACAAGATCTCCAGTAAAAAACTGTtatgctccctccattcctaaatataagtctttttagagattccaatatggactacatacggatgtatatagacgtattttagagtgtagattcactcattttgctccatatgtagtccatattataatctctaaaaagacttatatatttaggaacagaggagtaCAAGTTATGTATGGCACCAGAAGGAGACCAGACCAATATATTTAACTTGGTTATTTGATAAACAGAAAATTCATGCAATTTAACACTCACCTCATTAGATACATCAAAAACACCATCTTGGATTTTCTTGTATATTGTTCCAGCCGTCTTAATGAATGCCTGCACCACAAAAAAGATGTGAGTTTTCTTTTTGGGCACAAACTAAAAAGTGTAATCCCACAAAGCACACTAGGAATAAACCATCACCTCCTCAACATTTTGTGCTGTTTTTGCAGATGCCTCCATAAAGACTAGACCATGCTCCTTGGCGAACTGTTCACCCTCCTCGTAGCTGACAGCCCGTCTATGAGACAGATCACATTTGTTTCCGATTAACATCACTGTCATATTGGCATTTGCATGCTGTCTTGCATCTTCTAGCCAGCTCGCAAGATGGTTAAAAGTTTCCCTCCTGAAGTATGGACAGTCAGGTGGAAGGACCATTAGCATGCAGAAATTTGAACACAAAAAGTGTTGTATTCCCAAACCTACTGTACCTGGTGATATCATAAACCAAAAGAGCACCAGCAGCACCTCTGTAGTATGATCTTGTTATAGATCTGAATGATTCTTGGCCAGCCTgtaatgtgaagaaatgataggTATGAGATGGAGGGCTCTGTGAAGTCGAACTCAATAACCACTGTGGATCCTGGACTACAGAAACATGCAATCCCAAGCAAAATCACATGCCAATTTAGTTAAGCAGTCGTCAACAGCAAAACTTGTTATGTAACTAAGGAAAAGCAAATCATAACATGGTATGATGAACAAGCTAAAAGAACAAGTATAAACATGAGTGCGAAACTCTTAAGTTAAGTGGCCACAAAAGGACCCCTTCGGTACAAAAGTGTCCCCATATTGGGGGGAAATGCAGTCAAACCATTAGAACTTTAACTAAAAAAAACACCTTGGTGAATACGTACTACTTAGACCGTCTCAAGAAATGCATACTAGTAGGTTTATCTGGGAAACACTGGATTACTATAATCATTTATTAGGCTTTGCAAATATAttaaatattactccctccatccaacaatacttgtcaccaaaatgaataaaaagagatgtatctagaactaaaatacgtctagatacatcccctttcatccattttgatgacaagtatttccggacggagggagtacaacggaaGTTGGTGACCAATAGAGAGATGGAAATTGGTTTTTAGAATCCGTGCCAAAGCAGCAAATGCCCAAATGGGGCATCCTTTTCTGACCAGAGAGAGTGATCCATAACTACTAGATATACTGtaaactacttcctccgtcccataatgtaagacttttttttacactacactagagtcaaaaaaacgtcttacatcatGGGAGGAGTAGCATATGACAAGACAATAAAGCAAGGAATGTATGCTTCATTTACTCCGCGGAGGGCAATACTGCAAGCAGTAGGAGGGAAAATAACTATACTGGCCAAAATTAAATTGCATCTGAATCAAGAGTTGCTAGTTGTAACAGAAAGGGCACGGCGTGGAGCACGAACCGTGTCCCAAATCTGGAGCTTGATGGGCTTGTTGTCGATGGTGATCATGCGGGCGCCGAACTCGACGCCGATGGTGAGGTCGTGCACGGGCTGAAACCTCTTGTCGGTGAACTGCAGCAGCAGGCATGACTTGCCCACgcctgcaaaaagaaaagaaaagcaatcACGACGCGCACGAAGCAAGCGGCGCGCATGGCCAAGAAAGCAGCTCAGCAGCCTCGCGGATCCGATCCTATTCCTACCCAGGGGCCATACGGGAGAGATTCGGGAGGGGCAGGGGAGAGATTGTGCGAACCTGTGTCGCCGATGATGATGTACTTGAAGAGGTAGGCGTACGACATGGTCGATCCCGGCGGCGACGAACGGATCGGAGGAGCGGCGAATTGCCAAGGATTCTAGCGTCTGATTGGTTTAAGAGAAGGGAGAGGGAGGGGAATTGCGGGCGCTTGTGCAACCGACGCACGCGACAGCTATTTTGATGTTGGCCGACCAAAACTCGAGAGGCAGCCCACGGTACGCCTAGCTGGCTGGACGCGCGTGCCACGTTCATGCTCGTCTCGGCCCTTCGCGGCCAAGGAATCCGGCTGGATCTGGTTCCAGGTGTTTCTTTTGCTGATTTGGACGATGGAGCCAGGCTACAGTCTCATTTATTACTGAGAATCCAAAAAAACTAGCACATGATTCACCTTTAAAAAAAGACGCGGATAACCACCACATGTGTGGTATTTAAGGGGTGTGTGCCACACGCCCGTGTGGCATAGACACGGACCAACCCGCACGACGGCGTCCGGGCGCTCCCATCCATAGCCCGCACATCTGGTGTGTGGCTCGATCGCCCGCACGTCCGGATGAGCGAACCCGCTGCCCGCACAACCTCACGCGCCCATCGGTCGAATCCCCGCGTTCGAATCACATTGCCACCGCCCGTCGTCATCTCCAACCTCTGCATCGACAGATCTTCCCCTACCTCCGTCGGCTTCCTTCTCTAGTTGCCATGGCAACCATATCAGATCCCTAGCGCCCA is drawn from Triticum dicoccoides isolate Atlit2015 ecotype Zavitan chromosome 6B, WEW_v2.0, whole genome shotgun sequence and contains these coding sequences:
- the LOC119326766 gene encoding small nuclear ribonucleoprotein SmD1a — encoded protein: MKLVRFLMKLNNETVTIELKNGTTVHGTIIGVDISMNTHLKTVKLTLKGKNPVTLDHLSVRGNNIRYYILPDSLNLETLLVEETPRVKPKKPTAGKPMGRGRGRGRGRGRGRGR